The proteins below are encoded in one region of Natrialbaceae archaeon AArc-T1-2:
- a CDS encoding carboxymuconolactone decarboxylase family protein has translation MPSRIEPISPGESDDEDVNEILRASETGWYRDSAYFGAVAHQPRLLKRLVETFRLFPRSDSIDAETLELMRLRVAAVHRCAYCGTVRTWDVKDAVEPKEDAVFSEEIDTSTLTRREELAVRVADYMSRDPQEIPDEFFGELSEEYSDETIIELLLFAGLEVGLDRFCIALRLDTTETSPYPTGLEYPLERET, from the coding sequence ATGCCATCCCGGATCGAGCCAATAAGCCCTGGTGAGTCGGACGACGAAGACGTCAACGAGATCCTCCGGGCGAGTGAAACCGGCTGGTACAGGGACTCCGCGTACTTTGGTGCAGTTGCTCATCAGCCACGACTGCTAAAACGGCTCGTGGAGACGTTCCGGCTCTTCCCTCGGAGCGACTCGATCGATGCAGAGACACTGGAACTGATGCGGCTGCGGGTTGCTGCCGTCCATCGGTGTGCCTACTGTGGCACCGTTCGTACCTGGGACGTGAAAGATGCAGTCGAGCCGAAAGAGGACGCAGTTTTCTCCGAGGAAATCGACACGAGCACACTCACACGGCGTGAGGAGCTCGCGGTTCGCGTGGCAGACTACATGTCTCGAGATCCACAGGAGATACCTGACGAGTTCTTCGGTGAACTGAGCGAGGAATACAGCGACGAGACTATCATCGAACTCCTGTTGTTTGCCGGACTCGAGGTTGGGCTCGACAGGTTCTGTATCGCATTACGGCTAGATACCACCGAAACAAGTCCGTATCCGACCGGACTCGAGTATCCGCTCGAGCGAGAGACGTAG
- the fmdA gene encoding formamidase: protein MPETIFEVDVDASIDDQPDPIVNRWHPDVPPVATIEPGEKVRIECLDWTGNQVKNDDSANDIRDMRLDPNHHLSGPFEVDGAEPGDVLVIDILDLGPFPDNEWGFTGIFEQDNGGGFLTDHFPEARKAIWDVDGVMTHSRHIDDVRFPGCVHPGIVGTAPSHELLERWNEREQALIERGADAETAVNHETREDDPPLALPPEPNEVLLGDMDEEDVEEAAAEAARTIPPRENAGNCDIKNLGRGSRVYLPVFVDGANFITGDLHFSQGDGEITFCGAIEIAGWIDMKVDIIKNGMEQLGTDYAMFKPGYQDPDFSNYVVFEGYSVDEDGTQHYKNANVGMRRACLDAIDYLTNFGYTEEQAYMLLSTIPVESRIAGIVDLPNTCVTVSVPNEAFDIDIDPDTLTDEYASVGGKGDVAKPS, encoded by the coding sequence ATGCCCGAAACGATATTCGAGGTCGATGTCGATGCCTCCATCGACGACCAACCGGATCCGATAGTGAACCGCTGGCACCCGGACGTGCCACCGGTGGCGACGATCGAACCCGGTGAGAAGGTCCGGATCGAATGTCTCGACTGGACGGGGAATCAGGTGAAAAACGACGACAGCGCGAACGACATCCGGGACATGCGGCTTGACCCCAACCACCACCTGAGCGGCCCCTTCGAGGTCGACGGCGCCGAACCCGGTGACGTGCTCGTGATCGATATCTTGGATCTCGGGCCGTTCCCGGACAACGAGTGGGGGTTCACCGGCATCTTCGAACAGGATAACGGTGGCGGCTTTCTCACCGATCACTTCCCGGAAGCCCGCAAGGCGATCTGGGATGTCGACGGCGTGATGACTCACTCGCGTCACATCGACGACGTCAGGTTCCCCGGCTGTGTCCATCCCGGCATCGTCGGGACTGCGCCATCGCACGAACTGCTCGAGCGGTGGAACGAACGTGAGCAGGCACTCATCGAACGGGGTGCGGACGCCGAAACTGCAGTCAATCACGAAACTCGAGAAGACGATCCGCCGCTTGCCCTGCCACCGGAACCGAACGAGGTGTTACTCGGGGACATGGACGAGGAAGACGTCGAGGAAGCAGCGGCAGAAGCCGCCCGAACGATCCCGCCCCGGGAGAACGCAGGCAACTGCGACATCAAGAACCTCGGTCGCGGCTCCCGGGTCTATCTTCCCGTCTTCGTTGACGGTGCGAACTTCATCACCGGGGATCTGCATTTCTCCCAGGGTGACGGAGAGATCACCTTCTGTGGGGCCATCGAGATCGCCGGCTGGATCGACATGAAGGTGGACATCATCAAGAACGGGATGGAGCAGTTGGGAACCGACTACGCGATGTTCAAACCCGGATACCAGGACCCCGACTTCTCGAACTACGTCGTCTTCGAGGGCTACTCCGTCGACGAGGACGGGACCCAACACTACAAGAACGCGAATGTCGGTATGCGCCGGGCGTGTCTGGACGCCATCGACTACCTGACGAACTTTGGCTACACCGAGGAGCAGGCGTACATGCTCCTCAGTACGATTCCCGTCGAGAGCCGCATCGCAGGAATCGTCGACCTGCCGAACACCTGTGTGACGGTGTCGGTCCCCAACGAAGCCTTCGACATCGACATCGATCCAGATACGCTTACCGACGAGTACGCGTCCGTCGGCGGCAAGGGCGACGTTGCCAAGCCCTCCTGA
- a CDS encoding IS4 family transposase codes for MDRWLHRICQELNNLIPPQPVRDHSRATGLIERSRHINPTPFLWSFLVGTTEPNGSVSAAHDYYKTFTGDDVAYSSIQQWITPELTELLTDLVNYVSVELGRTESSLGGRFSRFQDVFIADATICTLSPEAIDAFPGYGNDHAGAKLHVVESLASVAPFLDSITSARTQETTQLEIDTWVEDSLTLFDLGYLDYERLGRIEDNDGWFVSRLNADANPHVIKEPRTVRGNSIDLEGTHLQEVLPDLYRQTTDVTARVGADQDDPHLPYDLRVIGVRHEDDEDAPAYRDDVEADHKYHLYATNLPRDRFAPREIAALYSNRWSVETVIQELKEVFGLEVIPVRREAAVNCFLLAAVLMLLLSRYLLRRVRARLGPADSDSVEETTGVQPRRFSKRLQQFNGNLLETMAEQLGYPWDDVGLVILEGAIDPNVDRHALTERVAHGSVDPNLTNDGELATIRPG; via the coding sequence ATGGATCGATGGCTTCACCGTATCTGCCAAGAGCTGAACAATCTGATTCCTCCCCAGCCGGTGCGCGACCACAGTCGCGCCACCGGCCTCATCGAACGGAGTCGCCACATCAACCCGACGCCGTTTCTCTGGAGCTTCTTGGTCGGCACGACCGAGCCCAACGGCTCGGTCAGTGCCGCTCACGACTACTACAAGACGTTCACTGGCGACGATGTCGCCTACTCGTCGATCCAGCAGTGGATCACCCCCGAGCTGACCGAGCTTCTCACTGATCTCGTCAACTACGTCAGCGTCGAACTCGGCCGAACCGAGTCCTCGCTTGGTGGGCGGTTCAGTCGCTTCCAGGACGTCTTCATCGCGGATGCGACTATCTGCACGCTTTCGCCGGAAGCGATCGACGCTTTCCCTGGCTATGGGAACGACCACGCTGGAGCGAAGCTCCACGTGGTCGAATCACTTGCATCGGTCGCACCGTTCCTTGACTCTATCACGAGTGCTCGAACCCAGGAAACCACCCAGCTTGAGATTGACACCTGGGTTGAAGACTCGCTCACGTTGTTCGATCTCGGCTACCTCGACTACGAGCGGTTAGGACGCATTGAGGACAACGACGGCTGGTTCGTCTCCCGACTCAACGCCGATGCGAATCCGCACGTTATCAAGGAACCACGAACCGTGCGTGGGAACTCGATCGATCTGGAGGGCACGCACCTCCAAGAGGTGCTGCCCGACCTTTACCGGCAAACCACCGATGTCACGGCACGGGTCGGTGCGGATCAGGACGATCCGCACCTTCCCTACGACCTCCGAGTCATCGGCGTTCGCCACGAGGACGATGAGGACGCTCCCGCGTATCGTGACGATGTCGAAGCCGACCACAAGTACCACCTCTACGCGACGAATCTCCCGAGAGACAGGTTCGCGCCGCGAGAAATCGCGGCGCTGTACAGCAACAGATGGAGTGTCGAGACGGTTATCCAAGAACTCAAGGAGGTGTTCGGGCTGGAGGTAATTCCGGTTCGCCGGGAAGCCGCAGTTAACTGTTTTCTCTTGGCTGCAGTTCTGATGCTGTTGCTGAGCCGGTATCTGTTGCGGCGAGTCCGAGCACGGCTCGGACCCGCCGACTCCGACTCCGTTGAGGAAACGACCGGAGTGCAACCAAGGCGGTTCTCGAAGCGCCTTCAGCAGTTCAACGGGAATCTCCTGGAGACGATGGCCGAACAACTGGGCTATCCGTGGGACGATGTCGGGCTGGTGATTCTGGAAGGGGCGATTGATCCGAACGTAGATCGCCACGCGCTGACCGAGCGCGTGGCTCACGGCAGTGTCGATCCGAACCTGACCAACGACGGCGAACTAGCAACGATCCGGCCCGGCTGA
- a CDS encoding alpha/beta fold hydrolase, translated as MFEDFEETRIDVGEAEIHVRKGGDGPPLLLLHGYPQTHVAWHKIAPKLAEDYTVVAPDLRGYGDSTGPPDPETSQYSNRVMAEDIVVVMESLEFGEYRITGHDRGARVGYRFALDHPERVEKLALLDIISTLETAERMDYEYAHAMYHWLFLAQPHPTPETLLANEPSFYVDHLIDNWAVYPERLNPEAVAEYHRCFENERVIRASCEDYRAGLSVDLKHDRASREAGDQIECPVLALWGDASGTVDFDPLDIWKRWATDVSGRGLSCGHFLMEEAPETTLAELESFLKR; from the coding sequence ATGTTCGAAGACTTCGAGGAGACGCGTATCGACGTTGGCGAGGCAGAGATTCACGTTCGTAAGGGCGGCGACGGACCCCCATTGCTGTTGCTTCACGGATACCCACAGACACACGTGGCTTGGCACAAGATCGCACCGAAACTGGCCGAAGACTACACGGTTGTGGCGCCCGATCTCCGCGGGTACGGGGACAGTACAGGGCCACCCGATCCCGAGACGAGTCAGTACTCCAATCGGGTGATGGCTGAGGATATAGTCGTAGTCATGGAATCACTGGAATTTGGTGAGTACCGAATAACCGGCCACGACCGCGGTGCCCGCGTCGGCTATCGGTTCGCACTCGACCATCCCGAGCGAGTGGAGAAGTTGGCGCTGCTCGACATCATCTCGACGCTCGAAACGGCCGAACGAATGGACTACGAATACGCTCACGCTATGTATCACTGGCTGTTCCTGGCCCAACCACATCCGACCCCGGAAACGTTGCTCGCCAACGAACCGTCCTTCTACGTCGACCACCTGATAGACAACTGGGCGGTGTACCCTGAGCGCCTCAATCCGGAGGCGGTCGCTGAGTACCACCGTTGTTTCGAGAACGAACGGGTCATCCGGGCGAGTTGTGAGGACTACCGGGCCGGGCTGAGCGTCGATCTCAAGCACGACCGAGCTTCACGGGAGGCTGGCGACCAGATCGAGTGCCCGGTGCTGGCGCTCTGGGGCGACGCCTCGGGAACCGTCGACTTCGATCCGCTCGACATCTGGAAGCGGTGGGCCACCGACGTCAGCGGCCGAGGGCTGTCGTGTGGCCACTTCCTGATGGAAGAAGCCCCCGAGACGACCCTCGCGGAACTCGAGTCGTTCCTGAAACGGTGA
- the thsA gene encoding thermosome subunit alpha: MTNGTNSYQVLSRGSEFQWLDGRDAQSDNVAAAKALSKAIKTTLGPKGLDKLLISSDGTIVVTNDGASIVDRMDISHPAARSIVEIAAQQNSQVGDGTTSALVLVGELLEEAESLLEMGLHETTIARGYTLAAERARETLRERAIPVDPDDRSRLRTVARTSVTGKWDRQASEFLAEKTVDAVQSIEQDGTVDLKRITRKAIPGRSYYDSAVVEGLVIDMESSSTTPVSPELGLPDVFESATVALVDDQLTIETATGQGAVTLESPADLRDLKAYEREVYEGYVDRITDAGADVLFCQQSIDDMIQYLLTKAGVLAVERTRRDELEKVGRATGANPVGPVDDLTAADTGLAQRVERRDLGPTEVAIVDGGTGGDQVSLLLRGGTQQVADETKRVVDGCFHVLARAIEDGVVVPGGGATEIHLARDLRKSASNVPGKKQLAVEAFADALEEIPRTLAASAGMSPIDVVVELRARHHDGDHATGLRLEEESGRIGDVVEGGILEPLAVTERAITSATEAANLLVRVDEVVAVSHEEDAGEHDHDHEHGPGGVVESTDGYPWAVGHSMGH; this comes from the coding sequence ATGACAAACGGTACCAATTCATACCAGGTACTCTCTCGGGGCAGCGAGTTTCAATGGCTCGACGGACGCGATGCACAGTCGGACAACGTCGCGGCTGCGAAAGCGCTTTCGAAGGCGATAAAGACGACGCTCGGTCCAAAGGGACTGGACAAACTCCTCATAAGCTCGGACGGAACGATCGTGGTGACCAACGATGGGGCAAGTATCGTCGATCGGATGGATATCAGCCATCCTGCCGCACGATCGATCGTCGAAATCGCGGCACAACAGAATTCACAGGTGGGTGACGGGACAACGTCAGCGCTCGTACTCGTCGGTGAGTTGCTCGAGGAGGCCGAGTCGCTGCTCGAGATGGGGCTCCACGAGACGACCATCGCGCGGGGATACACCCTCGCTGCTGAACGTGCACGTGAGACGCTACGCGAACGGGCGATTCCGGTCGACCCCGACGACCGCTCTCGGCTTCGAACCGTCGCACGGACGTCGGTCACGGGGAAGTGGGATCGCCAAGCGAGTGAGTTCCTGGCGGAAAAAACGGTCGACGCAGTCCAGTCGATCGAACAGGACGGGACCGTCGATCTGAAACGCATCACGCGCAAGGCGATCCCGGGGCGTTCCTACTACGACTCGGCGGTCGTCGAGGGGCTCGTCATCGACATGGAATCGTCGTCCACGACACCGGTGTCGCCCGAGCTCGGCCTCCCGGACGTGTTCGAATCAGCCACCGTCGCCCTTGTCGATGACCAGCTGACGATTGAAACGGCGACTGGGCAGGGTGCGGTCACCCTCGAGTCTCCGGCGGATCTACGCGATCTCAAAGCGTACGAGCGGGAGGTCTACGAGGGGTACGTCGACCGGATCACTGACGCGGGTGCAGACGTCCTCTTCTGCCAGCAGTCGATCGACGATATGATCCAGTACTTGTTGACGAAGGCTGGCGTTCTCGCCGTCGAACGAACACGCCGGGACGAACTCGAGAAGGTCGGTCGTGCGACAGGAGCGAATCCGGTCGGCCCGGTCGACGATCTGACGGCTGCGGATACCGGACTGGCACAGCGCGTCGAGCGCCGTGATCTCGGCCCGACCGAGGTCGCGATCGTCGACGGCGGAACAGGCGGCGATCAGGTGTCGTTGCTCCTCCGGGGTGGGACACAGCAGGTCGCCGACGAGACGAAGCGAGTCGTCGACGGCTGTTTTCACGTCCTTGCACGTGCGATCGAAGACGGCGTCGTCGTCCCCGGTGGGGGTGCAACGGAGATCCATCTCGCGAGGGATCTCCGCAAGAGCGCGTCGAACGTCCCCGGGAAGAAACAACTCGCCGTCGAGGCGTTCGCGGACGCCCTGGAAGAGATCCCCCGGACTCTCGCCGCGTCGGCGGGCATGAGTCCGATCGATGTCGTCGTTGAGTTACGAGCGAGACATCACGACGGCGATCACGCGACAGGATTACGACTCGAGGAAGAGTCGGGTCGGATCGGCGACGTGGTCGAGGGTGGGATCCTCGAACCCCTCGCGGTCACCGAGCGGGCGATCACCAGCGCGACCGAGGCCGCGAATCTGCTCGTCCGCGTCGACGAGGTCGTCGCGGTGTCTCATGAGGAGGACGCAGGTGAACACGACCACGACCACGAGCACGGTCCGGGTGGTGTCGTCGAAAGTACCGACGGATACCCGTGGGCCGTTGGCCACTCGATGGGGCACTGA
- a CDS encoding AmiS/UreI family transporter — MSLYMILGMGLIFVGAVLVVNGIWLLGKGTDSDVAILNFFVGILTFIIAMWWAFGELWAFGEYESGDAFVAAGTLLFSFTYLWIGANAIRGIGDQRSFGWYCILVTVLAIPTGYLVFLDGDLGLAGLWWTWAVLWATFWVLLGLEMQKYTSPIAWFTALVGIVTGAAGYLMAAGFWPWA; from the coding sequence ATGTCACTGTACATGATCCTGGGCATGGGGCTGATTTTCGTCGGTGCCGTGCTAGTAGTGAACGGGATATGGCTGCTCGGCAAAGGGACGGACAGCGACGTCGCGATACTGAATTTCTTCGTCGGGATACTCACGTTCATCATCGCGATGTGGTGGGCGTTCGGTGAGCTGTGGGCGTTCGGCGAATACGAGTCCGGAGATGCGTTCGTAGCAGCTGGAACGTTACTGTTTTCGTTTACGTACTTGTGGATCGGGGCGAACGCAATCCGTGGCATCGGTGATCAGCGATCGTTTGGCTGGTACTGCATCCTCGTCACCGTGCTTGCCATCCCGACAGGGTACCTGGTGTTTCTCGACGGTGACCTCGGGCTTGCCGGTCTCTGGTGGACTTGGGCGGTCCTCTGGGCAACCTTCTGGGTGCTGCTGGGGCTGGAAATGCAGAAGTATACCAGCCCGATTGCGTGGTTCACCGCGCTCGTCGGAATCGTTACCGGCGCAGCCGGCTATCTGATGGCGGCCGGCTTCTGGCCGTGGGCCTGA
- a CDS encoding transcriptional regulator, whose amino-acid sequence MSKDTINPNTERDRLSPQMLTDRFDSLSVGDEISFNDRDTVYEVVETDKYSVTVADPNDNHIRLSQNLQTGGWVAHEEIWWIDSKQE is encoded by the coding sequence ATGTCGAAGGATACGATCAATCCTAACACAGAGAGAGACAGGCTGTCACCACAGATGCTCACTGACCGGTTCGACAGTCTCAGCGTCGGTGACGAGATTAGCTTCAACGATCGAGACACGGTGTACGAGGTCGTCGAGACGGACAAGTACTCGGTAACGGTCGCCGATCCGAACGACAACCATATCAGGCTCTCACAGAACCTACAGACCGGTGGCTGGGTCGCCCACGAGGAGATCTGGTGGATTGATTCCAAACAGGAGTAA